From Longimicrobium sp., the proteins below share one genomic window:
- a CDS encoding succinate dehydrogenase iron-sulfur subunit: protein MAAPKTIKPSAGGGGKAAAKLATGKRITLRLFRFNPDVDEKPVYREYTVTADPTDRVLDALNQVKWYEDGSLTYRRSCAHGICGSDAMRINGVNRLACKVLIRDVGEHVTIEPLMGFRVIKDMVVDMEPFFAQYRSVLPFLINDSPVPSTGRERLQSVDDREKFDDTTKCILCAACTTSCPSFWADENFVGPAAIVNAHRFIFDSRDTNSGERLDILNDREGVWRCRTIFNCTEACPREIRITKAIGEVKKAILKGSRDIPIRQPATSHG from the coding sequence ATGGCGGCGCCGAAGACGATCAAGCCCAGTGCCGGCGGGGGCGGCAAGGCGGCGGCGAAGCTCGCGACGGGCAAGCGGATCACGCTGCGCCTGTTCCGCTTCAACCCGGACGTCGACGAGAAGCCGGTGTACCGCGAGTACACGGTGACGGCCGATCCCACGGACCGCGTGCTCGACGCGCTGAACCAGGTGAAGTGGTACGAGGACGGCTCGCTCACCTACCGGCGCAGCTGCGCCCACGGCATCTGCGGGTCCGACGCCATGCGCATCAACGGCGTGAACCGCCTTGCCTGCAAGGTGCTGATCCGCGACGTGGGCGAGCACGTGACCATCGAGCCGCTGATGGGCTTTCGCGTGATCAAGGACATGGTGGTCGACATGGAGCCCTTCTTCGCCCAGTACCGCTCCGTGCTGCCGTTCCTGATCAACGACTCGCCGGTACCTTCCACGGGCCGCGAGCGCCTGCAATCGGTGGACGACCGCGAAAAGTTCGACGACACCACCAAGTGCATCCTGTGCGCGGCCTGCACCACCAGCTGCCCCAGCTTCTGGGCCGACGAGAACTTCGTGGGCCCGGCGGCCATCGTGAACGCGCACCGCTTCATCTTCGACTCGCGCGACACGAACTCGGGCGAGCGCCTGGACATTCTGAACGACCGCGAGGGGGTGTGGCGCTGCCGCACCATCTTCAACTGCACCGAGGCCTGCCCCCGCGAGATCCGCATCACCAAGGCGATCGGCGAGGTGAAGAAGGCGATCCTCAAGGGCAGCCGCGACATCCCCATCCGCCAGCCGGCGACCTCGCACGGCTGA